One Stigmatopora nigra isolate UIUO_SnigA chromosome 1, RoL_Snig_1.1, whole genome shotgun sequence DNA segment encodes these proteins:
- the LOC144194893 gene encoding PRA1 family protein 3-like isoform X2: MELAPMRPWDDFYAGTERFGKPDFGDVAKWNNRVISNLIFLNPIGMFLGGTVVTLVFMGSVWAGENQVAMKNFKRKNPTLFVIGVIITSYLLLSLFGGVMVFIFGITFPLLLILIHASLRLRNIKNKMENQMEGVGMKKTPMGVIMNLLDQQEEKVNKIQDFIESKLKQ; this comes from the exons ATGGAGCTCGCACCTATGAGGCCGTGGGATGATTTCTACGCCGGAACGGAACGATTCGGCAAGCCGGACTTTGGGGATGTGGCAAAATGGAACAACCGAGTTATCAGCAATTTAAT ATTCCTGAACCCAATTGgaatgtttttgggaggaaCGGTCGTGACTTTGGTATTCATGGGTTCCGTTTGGGCCGGGGAGAATCAAGTCGCCATGAAAAATTTCAAGAGGAAGAACCCAACTCTGTTTGTCATTGGCGTCATAATCACTAGTTACTTATTGCTTTCACTGTTTGGCGGCGTCATGGTCTTCATCTTTGGCATCACCTTCCCTCTACTGT TAATCCTGATCCATGCCTCACTGAGACTGCGCAacatcaaaaataaaatggagaaccAGATGGAAGGTGTTGGGATGAAGAAGACTCCTATGGGTGTCATCATGAACCTCCTTGATCAGCAGGAGGAGAAAGTGAACAAAATTCAGGACTTCATCGAAAGCAAACTGAAGCAGTAA
- the LOC144194893 gene encoding PRA1 family protein 3-like isoform X1 yields the protein MELAPMRPWDDFYAGTERFGKPDFGDVAKWNNRVISNLMYYQTNYFTVVVVVFLIVGFLNPIGMFLGGTVVTLVFMGSVWAGENQVAMKNFKRKNPTLFVIGVIITSYLLLSLFGGVMVFIFGITFPLLLILIHASLRLRNIKNKMENQMEGVGMKKTPMGVIMNLLDQQEEKVNKIQDFIESKLKQ from the exons ATGGAGCTCGCACCTATGAGGCCGTGGGATGATTTCTACGCCGGAACGGAACGATTCGGCAAGCCGGACTTTGGGGATGTGGCAAAATGGAACAACCGAGTTATCAGCAATTTAATGTACTACCAGACTAACTACTTCACCGTAGTTGTAGTAGTCTTTCTCATTGTCGG ATTCCTGAACCCAATTGgaatgtttttgggaggaaCGGTCGTGACTTTGGTATTCATGGGTTCCGTTTGGGCCGGGGAGAATCAAGTCGCCATGAAAAATTTCAAGAGGAAGAACCCAACTCTGTTTGTCATTGGCGTCATAATCACTAGTTACTTATTGCTTTCACTGTTTGGCGGCGTCATGGTCTTCATCTTTGGCATCACCTTCCCTCTACTGT TAATCCTGATCCATGCCTCACTGAGACTGCGCAacatcaaaaataaaatggagaaccAGATGGAAGGTGTTGGGATGAAGAAGACTCCTATGGGTGTCATCATGAACCTCCTTGATCAGCAGGAGGAGAAAGTGAACAAAATTCAGGACTTCATCGAAAGCAAACTGAAGCAGTAA